In Paenibacillus stellifer, the DNA window CACAAGCTGCAGCCCGGAGGCGGGGGCATCACGATTGCCCGCTTGGGCAAGGGGCAGACGTTCGGAGAGGCGGTGCTGTTCCGCAGAGATAACCGCTACCCCGCCACCATCATGTCATCAGGCCGCAGTTCGGTCATGTTCATCGGCAAGCAGGAGTTGCTGCGCCTGTTCGCCGAGGACACTGACATGATGTCCCGGTTCATGGAGAATCTCTCCGAGCGGCTTGTCATGGTGAACCGGCAGATCGAGATGCTGTCGGCGGGGCCGCTGCGCCGCCGGATCGCGCATCATCTGCTCCAGCTGGCTCAGCGGCAAGGAACGGACAGCGTTCGCCTTCCGTTCAGCCGCAAGCAGTGGGCCGAGCATCTGAATGCGGCCCGGCCCTCCCTGTCGCGGGAGATGGGCATCATGCGCGACAACGGCTGGATCGCCTTCAAAGGGAACACAGTGACGCTGCTGGAGCGGGAACGGCTCAAGGAGCTGCTGGACACGGGCAGATAGGAGCGTGCTGCACCGGTGCGGAGCGGCCTGCATATAAAAAATGACCCGCCCGACTCGGGGGGGTCATTCTTCTTCCGTGGCCTCGAGCAGGCCATCGGCGATCAATGCTTTTTCAAACAGACGAACCAGTTCGGCATCATAGTGGATGCCTGATAGCCGCTTCAACTCGTCCATCGCGACTTCGGCAGGAAGCCCCTTGCGGTACGGACGGTCGGAGGTCATGGCGTCGAAGGTATCGGCGATTCCGATAATTTTGGCCTCCAGCAGGATCTCGTCCTCCTTGATTCCGTAAGGGTATCCCGAGCCGTCAAGTCGTTCGTGATGCTGGAGAATGATTAAACTGACTTCCAGACTGTAACGTTCTTTAACAATCATATAACCGTCATAGGAATGCCGTTTGACAATATCGAACTCTTCGGGCGTCAAACGACCTTCCTTATTCAGGATTTCCTCAGGCGTATAAATTTTGCCGACGTCATGAAAGATGGTAGCCAGATATAGGTTCTCCAGCTGCTCTTTGGTAAGCACGATCATTCTTGCTATTCGCAGGGAATGCTCCTGTACTCTGACGCTATGATGAAATGTATAATTATCCTTTTCCTCAACCTGTTTAACAACCTCAGCCAAAGCTACTACTCTGTTGCTAACCAGATAAAAAGCAGGCTTGGTCGTGTACCATAGCAGTTTCATATCGGTTGTAGGCGTGAAAAACACCGCTTCTTGCAGATCCTTTACATAGAAATAATCATTTTGCTTTAAAGTGACTTCTTTCTCTTTGCTCTTATAGATGCACTCACCCTCAAGTATGTAAAAGAACTCCATAGTTTCTGTATCATCACTTGGATATACGTAAAACATTTTGTTATTGCGTATAGTTTGAAGAATTACCTCAGAGCCATCACCTCTAGCCAATAGAGACAAATCGGAAGAATCATATCTGGCTGTTTCAATGCTCTCTCCATTTTTCCCAAGATAAAGGCCCATAAGTTTTGTTCCTTTCTACCAAACTACATTTATTGGATCGATCCACACTTCCCGGTCGGCGATTTTCACAAGCTTCCAGAAATGGTCAGCGATTACTCCAAGCTCGGCGGCCTGTGCGATCGCGTCATCGGCAATCTGGAGGGTTTCGTTATAGAGGTCGGTGATGAGCTTGTCCAGCTCGGTCGTGTACTGCTTCGTTCTTGCGGCAATCAGAGAATCCAGTGCGGAAGCGGTCTGATTCAGTTCATTCACGCTGGCCTGAACCTGCGAGGAGCCGCTGCCTTGTGCATTGAACATTTGGGCAACCACTTCATCCGATGCGGCCTTGATTTCCTTAATATCAGCAGCAATGCTGGCGTTCTCTTGATCAAGCTTGTTCTGAACCTCGGCGGCTTCGGCAGCGATCTGAGCTTTTTGGGAAGCATTTTTTTCCTTGTCGAGCTTCACGTTCAGATCATCCAGCTTATCGTTCAGCTGATTGGCGGCCTGGCTTTCTTCAATAGCCTTAATATCTTGCAAATAGTTCTGTTGTAATATATCGGCTGCTGCTACCGCATTTTCAATCTTGGTTTCAATTTGAGTGTTGGCCTGCTCAATAATTTGCAGTGCCTTCTGTTGATCTTCGGTTGTGCTGCTTGATACCGGCGAAGCAAATACGGACCCGCTGATCAGGAAGAGCACCAGCATGAGGGGCGCAGTGCTTGTCAGTAGCTTCTTAAGCATTTCACATTACCCTTTCTTTGGTTGGATTATTTTTCTTATCCATTATAGTATTGGCGATTGCCGTTTTACTAGCGTATTCGTGGAAGAATCAGGCGATTCGACAAAAGAATTAGAAAATTCTCTACACTTTTCTCATATCTGCGGTCCACGGTTCATATCTCCGCATCCAATCCTCCACCTCCTCTTGCGGAATCGGGCGGCTGATCAGGTAGCCTTGAATTTTGTCGCAGCCTACCTCATCAAGAAAGTCCAGCTGATCCGCAGTCTCCACACCCTCTGCCGTTACTTTCAGCCCCATATCATGTCCGATAGCGACAATGGAGCCGGCCAGCGGCATGCTGTCCCCGCTGCCGGGGACACCGTCGATGAAGGATTTGTCGATCTTTAGCGTTGTAATCGGCAGCTGGCTCAGGTAGCTGAGCGAAGAGTAGCCTGTTCCGAAATCATCCAGCGCCACTCCAATGCCCTTGCCTTTCAGGAATTCCAGCTTTGTGCTGATCTCCTCGAAAGATTCCATCACGACGGATTCCGTAATTTCGAGTTCAAGATCATGCGGGTTCAGACCTGTCTCTTTCACAACGGACAGCACCATATCAGTGAAATCATCCGTCAGCAGTTGAATAACAGAAATATTGATCGAGATGTGGCACGGGCCAAAGCCCTTCCGGTTCAATTCAGCAATGAAACAGCAGGCGCTTCGCAGCACCCATTCTCCGATCGGCACAATGAGGCGGCAGTCCTCGGCTATCCGGATGAAAGAGAGCGGCGACACGAAGCCGAGCTGCGGGCTGTTCCAGCGGATCAGCGCTTCGAATCCCCATACCTCTCCGGTCTGCCCGTTCACTTGCGGCTGGTAATGCAGAGACATTTCTCCATTGTCGATCGCATGTCTCAGATGCTTCTCGATCACCACCCGCTCGTCGAAATGCTGCTGCATGCTTTTTCCGTATAAAATATAGGTGCCTTTGCCCGCCTGCTTCGCTTTATACATGGCGATGTCGGCATTCTTGAGCAGTGTTTCGGCGGTTGTGCCGTCTTTCGGATACTGGGCAACTCCGACGCTTACCGAGACATGAATGGTGCTGTCTCCGAGCTGGAACGGCTCCTTGAAGCTCTGAACCAGCGCTTCGGCATAGAACACCGTCTGCTCCGGGGATGCCGTATTCTTCAGGAAGATCACAAATTCATCGCCGCCGAACCGGTAATGCCTCGTCGTTCCGAGATCCAGCTTCCTTAACCGCTCTCCGGCCTGCATCAACAGCCGGTCGCCGAACGTATGCCCCATGCTGTCGTTGATATATTTAAAATTGTCGACGTCCATAAAAAACAGCGCCGCTCCGGCATCCGGAGACTCGTCGATAAAATCCTTCAGCTCCTCGGCCAGCGACAGACGGTTCGGAAGCCCGCTAAGCTCGTCGTTGTAGGCCAGAATCCGATACTTCTCCTCGCTCGCCTGCAGCAGTTCCTGGTTCTCGACCACTTTGTTATACTGCTCCATCAGCTCCTGCTGCAGAGCGGTCAGCTCCTCATAAGTCATTTCCAGCTCCTGATAGCTGACCTGCAGCTTGCTCTCAAAGCCCTTGCGGTCCGTGATGTCGGTCATGGAACCGGCGAACCGGATGAAATCACCCGCCTCATTGCGCAGCACCCTGCCCCTCGTCTGAAACCACAAATAGATGCCGGACTTGGAGCGAAACCGGGATTCACAATAGTAGTAAGCGCTTCTGCCTTCCAGATGGTCCTTGCGCTGCTGCTCATCCTCCTCAAGGTCTTCGGGGTGAAGAATAGGCGTCCAGCCTCTATGGGCTTCTTCAAGTTCGCCTGGCTGGTAGCCGAGCAGTTCATACCACCGGTCCGAGAAATAATAGGTCATTGTCGTCATATCGAAATCCCAGATGACCGAATCGGCTCCATAAGCCGCCAGGCTGAATCGCTCGTTGCTGGCTGTCAGCTGCTTGCGGATTCTGCGGATGATTCCGGCATGAATCAGCAGAAGCAGAATAAAGATGAGCAGCGCGGCGAACACCGCAATCAGAGTCAGGACAAGCGTCCGATAGGTCTCATAGAATGAGAAAGGCCGGTTGACCACCTCGCTGCCCGGA includes these proteins:
- a CDS encoding Crp/Fnr family transcriptional regulator, with product MKLEAEVLRTSLLFRGKTPDEINGLLDTMRFSVRSCRKGEMIISEGETADRLGIVLSGEVEVHKLQPGGGGITIARLGKGQTFGEAVLFRRDNRYPATIMSSGRSSVMFIGKQELLRLFAEDTDMMSRFMENLSERLVMVNRQIEMLSAGPLRRRIAHHLLQLAQRQGTDSVRLPFSRKQWAEHLNAARPSLSREMGIMRDNGWIAFKGNTVTLLERERLKELLDTGR
- a CDS encoding ABC transporter substrate binding protein, with product MLLCITPNTAAASDAPAQNVLVLHSYHKGFEWTDDQNDGLVDRLEQAKTVPVIYIEYLDWKRYPSKENLERFYELVKGKYADVRIDVIVTTDDAALDFALKYRHELFNDAPIIFSGVNEVSYSKLPAHSNLTGVIENLPTAETVKMALYINPAIRNIYLIFDNSESGLSTGEMVESQIKALNPDLHIYPMNRLSGEEMKRRAASLGSDSILLMTTYYSDATGRIIEFDRMSSELAAASAVPVYHTYDFGLNHGAFGGSLLSGKLQGEKSGNLALRVLGGENPESIPVSYAGTSRDVFDYNELTKFHVSLKSLPPGSEVVNRPFSFYETYRTLVLTLIAVFAALLIFILLLLIHAGIIRRIRKQLTASNERFSLAAYGADSVIWDFDMTTMTYYFSDRWYELLGYQPGELEEAHRGWTPILHPEDLEEDEQQRKDHLEGRSAYYYCESRFRSKSGIYLWFQTRGRVLRNEAGDFIRFAGSMTDITDRKGFESKLQVSYQELEMTYEELTALQQELMEQYNKVVENQELLQASEEKYRILAYNDELSGLPNRLSLAEELKDFIDESPDAGAALFFMDVDNFKYINDSMGHTFGDRLLMQAGERLRKLDLGTTRHYRFGGDEFVIFLKNTASPEQTVFYAEALVQSFKEPFQLGDSTIHVSVSVGVAQYPKDGTTAETLLKNADIAMYKAKQAGKGTYILYGKSMQQHFDERVVIEKHLRHAIDNGEMSLHYQPQVNGQTGEVWGFEALIRWNSPQLGFVSPLSFIRIAEDCRLIVPIGEWVLRSACCFIAELNRKGFGPCHISINISVIQLLTDDFTDMVLSVVKETGLNPHDLELEITESVVMESFEEISTKLEFLKGKGIGVALDDFGTGYSSLSYLSQLPITTLKIDKSFIDGVPGSGDSMPLAGSIVAIGHDMGLKVTAEGVETADQLDFLDEVGCDKIQGYLISRPIPQEEVEDWMRRYEPWTADMRKV
- a CDS encoding HD-GYP domain-containing protein, which translates into the protein MGLYLGKNGESIETARYDSSDLSLLARGDGSEVILQTIRNNKMFYVYPSDDTETMEFFYILEGECIYKSKEKEVTLKQNDYFYVKDLQEAVFFTPTTDMKLLWYTTKPAFYLVSNRVVALAEVVKQVEEKDNYTFHHSVRVQEHSLRIARMIVLTKEQLENLYLATIFHDVGKIYTPEEILNKEGRLTPEEFDIVKRHSYDGYMIVKERYSLEVSLIILQHHERLDGSGYPYGIKEDEILLEAKIIGIADTFDAMTSDRPYRKGLPAEVAMDELKRLSGIHYDAELVRLFEKALIADGLLEATEEE